The Terriglobia bacterium genome has a segment encoding these proteins:
- the hpt gene encoding hypoxanthine phosphoribosyltransferase: MPTKTNMKILISRTQIAEGVARIGQEITRDFAGQSVILVGVLKGACLFLSDLARQIELDATFDFIAVRSYGTQKESAGEVQLIKDVTSPLEDKNVILVEDILDTGLTFSFLRKLLMARKPRTLKFAALLDKPSRRQMPVQADYVGFKIPDEFVVGYGLDYAERFRNLPDICVFSEDAEK; the protein is encoded by the coding sequence ATGCCGACCAAGACCAACATGAAAATCCTCATCTCCCGCACACAGATTGCCGAGGGTGTTGCCCGCATCGGCCAGGAGATTACGCGCGACTTCGCCGGACAGTCAGTAATCCTGGTTGGGGTGCTCAAGGGCGCGTGCCTTTTTCTGAGCGACCTAGCGCGCCAGATTGAGCTTGACGCCACGTTTGATTTCATCGCTGTACGCAGCTACGGAACACAGAAAGAAAGCGCCGGTGAAGTCCAGCTCATCAAGGACGTAACCTCGCCGCTGGAAGACAAAAACGTGATCCTGGTGGAGGACATCCTGGACACCGGATTAACCTTCAGTTTCCTGCGGAAGTTGCTGATGGCGCGCAAGCCGCGCACGCTCAAGTTCGCCGCTCTCCTGGATAAGCCCTCACGCCGCCAGATGCCGGTACAGGCTGATTACGTTGGCTTCAAGATACCGGATGAATTTGTGGTCGGCTATGGTCTGGATTACGCGGAGCGCTTCCGTAACTTACCGGACATATGCGTCTTTTCTGAAGATGCTGAAAAGTAG
- the deoC gene encoding deoxyribose-phosphate aldolase, translating into MSQVLTDPQVSLRNWQTVAGFIDHTLLKSETTADQIVRLCEEAACFNFAAVCVNPWWIGLAVSVLHGTPVKIATTIGFPLGANHTTVKRFEAAEAVRLGAHEVDMVMNIGALKSGDRQAVLNDIVAVVEVAHGSGAIVKVILETPMLTLEEKILSCQLSLAAKANFVKTATGFFGSATPEDVSLMRGVVGDQAGVKASGGIRTAANANAMIDAGANRIGASAGVAIVRELGAPEFTPKAKT; encoded by the coding sequence ATGTCACAGGTCCTGACAGATCCTCAGGTTTCTCTTCGGAACTGGCAAACGGTTGCCGGCTTCATTGACCATACCCTACTCAAATCAGAAACCACGGCAGACCAGATCGTCCGTCTGTGTGAAGAAGCCGCGTGCTTCAACTTTGCCGCCGTCTGCGTGAATCCCTGGTGGATTGGGCTGGCTGTCTCCGTACTGCACGGGACGCCCGTAAAAATTGCCACCACCATTGGTTTTCCTCTGGGCGCGAACCACACGACGGTTAAGCGTTTTGAAGCCGCCGAGGCCGTCCGCCTGGGCGCGCATGAAGTGGACATGGTGATGAATATTGGGGCGCTGAAATCGGGCGACCGCCAGGCCGTGCTGAATGACATTGTGGCCGTGGTGGAAGTCGCGCATGGCAGCGGAGCGATTGTTAAGGTGATTCTTGAAACTCCGATGCTCACTCTGGAAGAGAAAATTCTTAGCTGCCAGCTCAGTCTCGCCGCCAAAGCTAACTTCGTTAAGACCGCTACCGGCTTCTTTGGCTCGGCCACCCCGGAAGATGTTTCTCTGATGCGCGGCGTGGTCGGAGACCAAGCAGGAGTGAAGGCTTCCGGCGGGATTCGCACGGCAGCCAATGCCAATGCAATGATCGATGCCGGAGCTAACCGAATCGGCGCAAGCGCCGGCGTAGCCATCGTCCGCGAACTCGGCGCGCCGGAGTTCACACCGAAAGCGAAAACATAA
- a CDS encoding porin family protein: MRKIFVLFTFLLLSIGSWAQKTHDMSHEGSSGDIFVGYSLLNGDTLSHASGWEAALTGNVNDWFGLKADLGGNYKSFGGGTAREYNILFGPQLSHRVEKFNVFVHGLLGVAHASADGGPSSTGAGWVIGGGADYNLNSNFAIRPVQLDYHGAHVFGTNQKDARYSVGLVYRFK; encoded by the coding sequence ATGCGCAAGATTTTTGTCCTATTTACTTTTCTACTTCTCTCCATCGGCAGCTGGGCCCAGAAAACCCATGACATGAGCCATGAAGGTTCATCCGGCGATATTTTTGTCGGCTATTCACTCCTCAACGGCGACACGCTCTCGCATGCGAGCGGATGGGAAGCCGCTCTCACCGGGAACGTCAATGACTGGTTCGGCCTGAAGGCGGATCTGGGCGGCAATTACAAATCGTTTGGCGGTGGAACGGCACGCGAGTACAACATTCTGTTTGGCCCACAGCTCTCGCATCGCGTGGAGAAGTTCAACGTTTTCGTCCACGGATTGTTAGGCGTTGCGCATGCCAGTGCTGATGGAGGTCCCAGCAGCACCGGCGCAGGCTGGGTGATTGGCGGCGGCGCTGATTACAACCTGAACTCCAACTTCGCCATCCGTCCGGTGCAGCTTGATTACCACGGCGCCCATGTCTTTGGCACCAATCAAAAAGACGCGCGCTATTCCGTCGGCCTCGTCTATCGGTTTAAATAG
- a CDS encoding GAF domain-containing protein translates to MATTTPPPQRVDVEALLIEVADVLNTTLDLDTLLQRVAEMVKRVIDYEIFSILLLNERAQELRFRFQIGHLPEVAERIRVKVGEGVTGRAVQERKAILVDDVSKETEYIEAVPRVRSELAVPLINKNRVIGVMDLEAKERAYFKEEHARLLTLIASRIAVSIENARLYTRIVKQAGTLALLNEISRDLTSILNVDQLLKRIGDLLLKVIDYHMFSILLLDATKQKLVHRFSVRFKENVQIKHDIPVGRGLVGAAAQSKKPVLAPDVARDPRYIKANPETRSELCVPLIYKDEVIGVLDLEHTRRGYFTEDHLRTVSTLAAQVAIAIENATLYERIAREEQRMERDLSMAREVQHHLLPPTCPSMQFAEVAARFNPAHAIGGDLYDFLDYTLPRACIVVGDVSGKGAPAALYAALVSGILRSLARDEPYPADMLNAVNRSLNHRRLDAQYLVLTCALWDDEKRTLRVANSGNPRPIYCHDGHAHMLEAAGLPLGMFEDVSHDEVTIHAQPGDVFAFFSDGIVDASNSKDEPFGRSRVEHVIAKNAGGTAREIVDAIFRATDEFAAGAEVFDDQTAVILKVK, encoded by the coding sequence ATGGCTACCACTACACCACCACCGCAACGCGTGGACGTTGAAGCACTTCTTATTGAAGTGGCGGACGTTCTTAACACCACGCTTGATCTCGATACGCTCCTGCAGCGCGTGGCTGAGATGGTGAAGCGCGTCATCGATTATGAAATTTTCTCCATTCTTTTGCTGAACGAACGGGCGCAGGAACTGCGATTTCGCTTTCAGATTGGCCATCTCCCTGAAGTTGCGGAGCGGATTCGCGTGAAGGTGGGTGAAGGCGTGACTGGGCGCGCCGTCCAGGAACGCAAGGCCATCCTGGTAGACGACGTTTCAAAAGAGACAGAATATATTGAGGCGGTTCCCCGTGTTCGGTCAGAGCTGGCCGTGCCGCTGATCAACAAGAACCGCGTTATCGGCGTGATGGACCTGGAGGCGAAGGAGCGCGCGTATTTTAAGGAAGAACATGCGCGGTTGCTCACGCTGATTGCTTCGCGCATCGCCGTGAGCATTGAAAACGCGCGGCTGTACACACGGATCGTAAAGCAGGCCGGCACATTGGCATTGCTGAATGAAATCAGCCGCGATCTTACCTCGATCCTGAATGTTGACCAATTGCTCAAGCGTATCGGCGACCTTCTATTGAAGGTCATCGACTACCACATGTTCTCCATCCTGCTGTTGGACGCTACCAAACAGAAGCTGGTGCACCGTTTTTCTGTCCGATTTAAGGAGAATGTCCAGATCAAGCATGACATTCCCGTCGGTCGCGGCCTGGTGGGCGCAGCGGCGCAGAGCAAGAAGCCGGTGCTTGCCCCCGATGTCGCCCGCGATCCGCGTTATATCAAGGCCAATCCTGAAACGCGCTCAGAGCTCTGCGTGCCTCTCATATATAAAGACGAAGTCATCGGTGTTCTTGATCTGGAGCATACGCGCCGGGGTTATTTCACTGAGGACCATTTGCGCACCGTGAGCACGCTCGCGGCGCAGGTGGCCATTGCAATTGAGAATGCAACGCTCTATGAGCGCATTGCGCGTGAAGAGCAGCGCATGGAGCGTGACCTCTCCATGGCGCGGGAAGTACAGCATCATCTGCTTCCGCCTACGTGTCCCAGTATGCAGTTTGCCGAAGTTGCGGCGCGCTTCAATCCCGCGCATGCCATTGGCGGCGACCTCTACGATTTTCTCGATTACACGTTGCCACGCGCCTGCATTGTGGTGGGCGACGTGAGCGGTAAAGGCGCACCTGCTGCACTTTATGCCGCGCTGGTCAGCGGTATCCTGCGCAGCCTTGCCCGCGACGAGCCTTATCCCGCGGATATGCTCAATGCCGTCAACCGCTCGCTGAACCATCGCCGACTGGATGCGCAGTACCTTGTCCTCACATGCGCGCTCTGGGACGACGAAAAACGTACTTTGCGTGTGGCCAACTCGGGAAATCCCCGTCCAATTTACTGCCATGATGGCCACGCACACATGCTGGAAGCTGCCGGCCTTCCATTAGGTATGTTTGAAGACGTTTCCCATGACGAGGTCACGATTCATGCCCAGCCGGGCGATGTGTTCGCCTTTTTTAGTGATGGCATTGTTGACGCCAGTAACTCTAAGGACGAACCGTTTGGCCGCAGCCGCGTGGAGCACGTCATCGCTAAAAACGCGGGCGGCACCGCGCGAGAGATTGTGGATGCTATTTTCAGAGCAACAGACGAGTTCGCCGCCGGTGCAGAGGTTTTCGATGACCAAACCGCAGTGATTCTTAAAGTAAAATAG